In Borrelia hispanica CRI, a single window of DNA contains:
- a CDS encoding DUF777 family protein, giving the protein MNLNYEIYRMNSKMQGSALTQEEIKQWIYSNVLISKVGIIKSFNSQTQEAVVIIPEYKNLEI; this is encoded by the coding sequence ATGAACTTAAATTACGAAATTTACAGAATGAATTCCAAAATGCAAGGCTCTGCATTAACACAAGAAGAGATAAAACAATGGATATACTCTAATGTCCTTATTTCTAAAGTGGGCATTATCAAATCTTTTAATTCGCAGACACAAGAAGCCGTGGTTATAATTCCAGAATACAAAAACTTAGAAATA